AAAAAAACTTTCAATCAGCTAGATTGAAAGTTTTTTGGGTCTTTGGTGAGCGCTTACCCCTAAAATAGTCACCCATGCTGCTGCGCAGCTCCACGAAGAATGAAAATGTGGAGTGAATTCTCAGTGTAGAGTAACGACGTTCCCTCTGGCGTGGATTTGCTACTAGTGGTGGAGATAAATAGATGGTTGAGTGAGCGCGGAGAGTAGCAGTACGGGAAAGTAGCTTGATTGGATGGGCGGGAAGGCAGCCGTCAAGAGGAACTACAATCCGCAATATGTGACGAATCGGCCGATGCGCGCATCCATGCGGAACTAGAATCCGCTAATACGCGTGAATCCGCCCATTTCGGGGGCGAAACAGCGAAATAGAGGAATAGAGTTCCTTGTGAGGTCAAATTAGGTCTCCAAGGACATCTAATGAACTGTACGATGCTTATAGACGAGAAAATGGCTACTTTTGCGATTTAATGAACTGGAATGGCGTTATCGAGCAGATTTTAGGTGTGAAGGTGAGCTATGCTTGAAATAGCGCCTCTGGAATTCATTAGATTTTCAGAGTGAGCGATATGGGTCGAATAAAGGGCATTGAGTTCGTTAGAGGCCTCGGGTTTTCCTCAGGGTTCAATGACTTGACTTGGTGACCAAGCCGTAAATTAGGTTTATTCGGCCATGATATGTTTCGTAATGGCTATCCCATGCATCCGTCCGGTTTCAATAAAGATTTCGTTCGCATCATATTTGGAAGAAGCAACGACACCAGCGACATAGAGTCCCGGAATATTCGTTTCCATCGTCTCGGGATTGACCAGCGGAGCATTCGTTTCTTCATGAAAGTTCACACCAATGGATGTCAGCAGCTGACGATCAGGTCTGAAGCCTGTAAGGGCAAGAACGAAGTCATTCGCTATAATGACGCTTTCGGAGTCTCTGCGTACAACAATCGATTGTTCTTCGATACGTTCAACCTGAGAGTTAAACCACATGTGGATGCGTCCTTTGTTTACCATGCTTTCGAATATCGGACGAACCCAGGGTTTAATATTGGCGGAGAAATGGGGTCCGCGGTAAATAACGGTTACTTCAGCGCCGACCCGCATCAAATCCATAGCCGCGTCAACAGCGGAATTATTGCCGCCGATAATGGCTACTTTGGTACCTGCATAGGGGTGAGCTTCCTTGTAATAGTGGGTTGTCTTAGGTGAATCCTCGCCGGGGATCCCAAGCAAATTAGGATGATCAAAATAACCGGTAGCAACGATGACACGATGAGCGCTATAAACTGCCGATTTGCCAAACTGATTTACGGTATGTACATGGAAGCCTGTTTCTAGCTGTTCTATGGCAACGACTTCCTCATAAGAGCGAATGCGCAGTTGTTCTCTGCGAGCGACCTCTCTGTAATAGACCAATGCTTCTTGACGATAGGGTTTATCATGAGGGGTTGAAAATGGATAGCCTCCAATTTCAAGCAGTTCAGGCGTGCTGAAAAATTGCAAATACGTAGGATACAAATAAATGGCATTGACGATGCTGCTTTTTTCTATTAGTAAGGGTGACAGACCTTCGCGTTGTAAAGCGACTGCGGCAGACAACCCGCAAGGGCCTGCGCCAATGATAATAACATTTTCCAAAATGACTGACCTCCTCAAGACTGAATCTCTTTCCATAGTAGCGCAAGCCGAGAGGGATGCCAAGTTTTTGGTCGTCAGAAAAAGAACAGGAGCCGCCCGAAACGCGGAACTAGCTGCCTGCTCATTTTTACCAGATGATCTTATTTCTGATTCAATTGGATTTGTTCGTTTTCTTCGCTAATATCATCTTTGGCAATGTTAACGGATGTTGTGTTCGGGGCGTTCTCTAAGGTGTCATTGACGAAGGCCAAGTCTTGATTTTTGGCGTTTGTATTCGTGGTTCCGGTGTAATTGCCTGCATGTTTTTTGTTTTCCATGAGAGCCATCCTTTCTGGACAAATTAGCGTTCAGCCTTAACCTGTACACATACGTTCGATTTTATGCTCCATATTATGGACAAAATCCGCTATAATAGAGGCAGATCATGAAAAAGGAGCACAAAGACGATGACTTTAGGAAATATTCAACATATGGTTATTTTTAATTTGCATGCTGGTAAAGATACACAAGAGGCTGAACAATTTCTAACAAGCAGCGCAGAGGAATTGGCGGCGATTCCTGGTGTAGAAGAGTTCCGTGTACTGCGTCAAGTAAGCGTGAAAACGGATTTTGACTATGGTTTCTCGATGGTATTTGCCAATCAAGCGGCATATGACGCTTACAATATCCATCCCATACATACGCAGTATGTTGCCGAGCGTTGGATGAAAGAAGTTAGCCGTTTTCAGGAAATCGATTTTGCGGCATTCGAATAGATCGCTCTGAGGGGAGTTAGACAGTATCTTGAACAAAACCGAAGAGATGTTTGATATTTATGACGAAAACATGAATTGGCTTGGCGCTGCTCCACGTTCGGAAGTGCATGCCAAAGGACTTTGGCATCAAACTTTTCAATGCTGGATTGTTACACATGAAGGGGGAGAACCGGCTCTTCTTCTGCAATTGAGGCATCCAGATAAAGATTTATTTCCGAATTTACTGGACATTTCTTGTGCAGGACATCTTGCGGCTGGTGAAACAACAAAAGAGGGAGCGCGCGAGCTGGAGGAAGAGTTAGGGCTCAAGGTTAACTTCGATCAATTAATGCCATGCGGCATATTTGCGGAAGAAGATCTCATCTCCGAAAACCTTATCGATCGTGAGTTTTGTCATGTTTTCATGCATCGATGCGATCAGCAGCTTCAGGCGTATGTACTGCAACCTGATGAGGTCAGCGGGATTTTTGCGGTAAAAGCGGCCAGTTTTGAACGTTT
Above is a genomic segment from Paenibacillus sp. HWE-109 containing:
- a CDS encoding NUDIX hydrolase; this translates as MNKTEEMFDIYDENMNWLGAAPRSEVHAKGLWHQTFQCWIVTHEGGEPALLLQLRHPDKDLFPNLLDISCAGHLAAGETTKEGARELEEELGLKVNFDQLMPCGIFAEEDLISENLIDREFCHVFMHRCDQQLQAYVLQPDEVSGIFAVKAASFERLIRSEIEELTAKGYRLNAAGFLEEENLVVRLEQIVPHPTAYYELVFRKLREYGFIPQA
- a CDS encoding YpdA family putative bacillithiol disulfide reductase, whose product is MENVIIIGAGPCGLSAAVALQREGLSPLLIEKSSIVNAIYLYPTYLQFFSTPELLEIGGYPFSTPHDKPYRQEALVYYREVARREQLRIRSYEEVVAIEQLETGFHVHTVNQFGKSAVYSAHRVIVATGYFDHPNLLGIPGEDSPKTTHYYKEAHPYAGTKVAIIGGNNSAVDAAMDLMRVGAEVTVIYRGPHFSANIKPWVRPIFESMVNKGRIHMWFNSQVERIEEQSIVVRRDSESVIIANDFVLALTGFRPDRQLLTSIGVNFHEETNAPLVNPETMETNIPGLYVAGVVASSKYDANEIFIETGRMHGIAITKHIMAE
- a CDS encoding Dabb family protein, giving the protein MTLGNIQHMVIFNLHAGKDTQEAEQFLTSSAEELAAIPGVEEFRVLRQVSVKTDFDYGFSMVFANQAAYDAYNIHPIHTQYVAERWMKEVSRFQEIDFAAFE